Proteins encoded together in one Paracoccus sp. SMMA_5_TC window:
- a CDS encoding DUF2190 family protein, which yields MRNYFAAGERLEITASSDIASGAGVLVGNLFGVAEGAIANGQNGVIVLTGVFDLPKAPSQAWTVGVRVYWDAANARCTTTASGNTLIGAAAAAVGGGAGVTVGRVRLNGVAS from the coding sequence ATGCGGAACTATTTTGCAGCTGGTGAGCGGCTGGAGATCACGGCCTCGTCGGACATCGCGTCTGGCGCTGGTGTGTTGGTCGGCAACCTGTTCGGGGTGGCAGAGGGGGCGATTGCGAACGGTCAGAATGGCGTGATCGTTCTGACCGGGGTGTTTGATCTGCCCAAGGCGCCCAGCCAGGCCTGGACGGTCGGGGTGCGGGTCTACTGGGATGCGGCGAACGCCCGTTGCACCACGACGGCCAGCGGCAACACGCTGATCGGGGCAGCAGCGGCAGCAGTGGGTGGCGGCGCTGGTGTGACCGTGGGGCGCGTCCGCCTGAACGGGGTTGCGAGCTGA
- a CDS encoding head-tail joining protein encodes MSAFAAAVRALFADANIGRDAVYIPDGGAPVLVRAVARRADAISNFGDARILLETTRIDLRVAEVPNPRPGDRIEIYGDAFLIQGEPVRDRERLVWTVDLRPV; translated from the coding sequence ATGAGTGCGTTTGCCGCGGCCGTGCGGGCGCTTTTTGCCGACGCTAACATCGGCCGGGACGCGGTCTACATACCCGATGGCGGCGCGCCGGTGTTGGTGCGTGCGGTTGCCCGGCGCGCCGACGCTATCAGCAACTTTGGCGACGCCCGGATTTTGTTGGAGACTACGCGCATCGACCTGCGCGTGGCCGAGGTGCCGAACCCGCGCCCCGGTGACCGTATCGAGATCTACGGCGACGCGTTTCTGATCCAGGGAGAGCCCGTCCGCGACCGCGAGCGGTTGGTCTGGACCGTCGATCTGAGGCCGGTGTGA
- a CDS encoding DUF6441 family protein, whose product MKLKLDIEPDIVAMMAAEVAAGERAVTAAMREAGAGLKSAWRSQITGAGLGTRLGNSIRLATYPKGSDSLNAAAMVWSKAPVIVGAHDTGPLIRSKNGFWLAIPLLAAGKSTRGGRITPEEWERRTGLRLRFIYRRRGPSLLVAEGRLNTKGRAVASRAKTGRGLTTVPVFLLVPQVRLRKRLELARDADRALDSVPGLIVANWMEVRL is encoded by the coding sequence GTGAAACTGAAGCTCGACATCGAGCCCGACATTGTTGCGATGATGGCGGCTGAGGTTGCGGCGGGCGAACGCGCGGTGACGGCTGCAATGCGCGAGGCGGGCGCGGGCCTCAAATCCGCCTGGCGCAGTCAGATCACCGGCGCGGGGCTTGGCACCCGGCTCGGAAACTCGATCCGGCTCGCGACCTACCCGAAGGGCAGTGACAGCCTGAACGCCGCGGCGATGGTCTGGTCGAAGGCGCCGGTCATCGTGGGCGCGCACGACACCGGCCCGCTGATCCGCTCGAAGAACGGATTCTGGCTGGCGATCCCGTTGCTCGCTGCAGGGAAATCCACCCGCGGCGGGCGGATTACACCGGAGGAATGGGAACGGCGCACGGGCCTGCGGTTGCGCTTCATCTACCGGCGCCGGGGGCCAAGCCTGCTGGTGGCCGAGGGGCGGTTGAACACCAAAGGCCGCGCGGTAGCGTCACGGGCGAAGACCGGCCGCGGGCTGACGACTGTGCCGGTCTTCCTGCTGGTCCCCCAGGTCAGGCTGCGCAAGCGGCTGGAGCTTGCGCGGGACGCGGACCGGGCGCTTGACAGCGTGCCAGGGTTGATCGTGGCGAACTGGATGGAGGTGCGCCTGTGA
- a CDS encoding TSCPD domain-containing protein, protein MVRWRDRSLAVTVGFDPVSGSVREVRATGFKCGSDMQLTIDDVCVVASLALQHGASPKALTRSLGTVPVSGGEDEMSSVVGAVLSVLTEIETEKQP, encoded by the coding sequence ATGGTGCGCTGGCGCGACAGGTCGTTGGCGGTGACTGTCGGGTTCGATCCGGTTAGCGGTTCGGTGCGCGAAGTGCGCGCTACCGGGTTCAAGTGCGGGTCTGACATGCAATTGACAATCGACGACGTGTGCGTAGTAGCGTCTCTGGCCTTGCAGCACGGTGCATCCCCCAAGGCGCTCACAAGGTCCTTGGGGACTGTGCCCGTGTCTGGCGGAGAAGACGAAATGTCCAGCGTGGTCGGCGCTGTGTTGTCAGTGCTGACCGAAATTGAAACGGAGAAACAACCGTGA
- a CDS encoding acyl-CoA transferase → MSVREDVLTALHVRLLALPATALRGEVLPERVPAAGLLILRDGEPGEPEVTLSPLRYHYQHRAEIEAVVQGAARDGAFDSLCASIGTALAADRTLGGLCDWVEAEAPRPVDLPVDGAASLKAAVIPVVLHYSTADPLG, encoded by the coding sequence GTGAGCGTGCGCGAGGATGTGCTGACGGCGCTGCACGTGCGACTCTTGGCGCTGCCCGCCACCGCCCTGCGCGGCGAGGTGTTGCCCGAGCGCGTGCCCGCCGCAGGCCTCTTGATCCTGCGCGACGGCGAACCGGGGGAGCCGGAGGTGACCCTGTCCCCCTTGCGGTATCACTATCAGCACCGCGCCGAGATTGAGGCGGTCGTACAGGGTGCCGCTCGTGACGGTGCTTTCGACAGCCTTTGCGCCAGCATCGGCACGGCGCTTGCTGCCGACCGCACGCTGGGCGGGCTCTGCGACTGGGTTGAGGCCGAAGCGCCGCGGCCGGTCGATCTGCCGGTCGATGGCGCGGCCAGCCTGAAGGCTGCCGTGATCCCGGTGGTGCTGCACTATTCCACGGCCGATCCGCTCGGCTGA
- a CDS encoding phage tail tube protein gives MARAQGARALMALAFETTYGTPPASGFIRMPFASTSLGAEQPLLNSELLGYGRDPLAPIKDAVTADGDVVVPLDAAAFGFWLKGAFGAPTTTGTAPGPFTHEFQSGSWTLPSMSIETGMPEVPRYAMYSGCVLDQLSWQMQRSGLLTATVRLVAQGEAIATTTAAGTPAALDLIRFGHFNGTVKRNGTALGNVVSAEISYSNNLDRIETIRNDGKIEGADPSMAALTGRIEVRFADQTLVTQAINGEACELEFAYSLSSGESFTFTVHAVYLPRPRIEISGPQGVQATFDWQAAKASSPARMCTATLVNNIAAY, from the coding sequence ATGGCACGAGCCCAGGGGGCGCGGGCGCTGATGGCGCTTGCGTTCGAGACGACCTATGGAACGCCGCCTGCCAGCGGCTTCATCCGCATGCCCTTCGCCAGCACCTCGCTGGGGGCGGAGCAGCCGCTGCTGAACTCGGAGCTGCTGGGCTATGGCCGCGATCCTCTGGCGCCGATCAAGGACGCGGTGACGGCCGATGGCGATGTCGTGGTGCCTCTTGATGCCGCGGCCTTCGGCTTCTGGCTGAAGGGGGCCTTCGGGGCACCGACGACCACGGGCACTGCCCCGGGGCCGTTCACGCACGAGTTCCAGTCGGGTTCCTGGACGCTGCCCTCGATGTCGATCGAGACCGGCATGCCTGAGGTTCCGCGCTATGCGATGTATTCCGGCTGCGTGCTTGACCAGCTTAGCTGGCAGATGCAACGCTCGGGCCTCTTGACAGCCACCGTCCGGCTGGTGGCGCAGGGCGAGGCCATTGCAACCACTACGGCTGCGGGCACGCCTGCGGCACTTGACCTGATTCGTTTTGGACATTTCAACGGCACGGTGAAGCGCAACGGCACGGCGCTGGGCAACGTGGTCTCGGCCGAGATTAGCTACTCCAACAACCTTGACCGGATAGAAACCATCCGCAACGACGGCAAGATCGAGGGTGCCGATCCTAGCATGGCGGCCCTGACCGGCCGGATCGAGGTGCGGTTCGCGGACCAGACGCTGGTGACACAGGCGATCAACGGCGAGGCCTGCGAGCTCGAGTTCGCCTACAGCCTCTCGTCAGGCGAGAGCTTCACCTTTACGGTGCACGCCGTCTACCTGCCGCGCCCGCGCATCGAGATTTCCGGGCCGCAGGGCGTGCAGGCGACCTTCGACTGGCAGGCGGCGAAGGCGTCCAGCCCGGCCCGGATGTGCACTGCAACCCTTGTGAACAACATTGCGGCATACTGA
- a CDS encoding DUF7697 family protein, whose product MIGWDMSAALALGDALGVPPLAMAELLPVIEAIMVAKLNEQMDRSDG is encoded by the coding sequence GTGATCGGCTGGGACATGTCGGCGGCGCTCGCGCTAGGCGACGCGCTCGGCGTGCCGCCGCTCGCCATGGCCGAGCTGCTGCCCGTTATCGAAGCGATAATGGTCGCCAAACTCAACGAACAGATGGATCGGTCCGATGGCTGA
- a CDS encoding phage tail tape measure C-terminal domain-containing protein, giving the protein MAEKRVSVRLAAEGGRQVRAELEGVGEAGARGFGRLSREMEAANARLGAFSRRVRVAAAAAVAAAGAAGVAMIRSGLQTVDAQAKLAASLDTTVASIQVLERAGDLAGVSMGQVEQATVQLTRRLSQAASGTGPAVEALRRLRLSAEDLQRLPLDARIAAIQQALGQFVPEAERAKVAAQLFGDRASLVFTRIDTATLRQATEDVRDFGVVVSDQDAAQIERTNDAISRLGLIWRGISNQLAVAAAPALAAVANAMASVASRTGPLGIAIRGIFDNIGRLTTYAATFAAFLAGRWVAGMVAAALSVRGLATAFFVLRGALIRTGIGALIVGAGELVYQLSRLVARIGGVGEAFRLLGDLAREVWSRIGLSLDAALARMAAGWEGLKAAGFSALEGTIAGVVSFGDRTAAIFQGAYDAAVAIWGSLPGAIGDFAFQAANGLISGVEAMLNGVVTRINSFIESLNAALALLPEWATGKGGVRIGTLDPVELGRIGNPFEGAATAAGAAAADAFSAALSRTYLEPPDLGLGAMADDARARADGYREAAGMLADAAGRPLASWQALKDAVTGTGAGAETALATAAAAAGALGGELDETGGAAGRAGAAGRQAGSETAAGAEQAQTGWQAVTAALADYAARAREIGADIGEALAGAFGSAENAVVEFVRKGKLDFRDLVTSMIADLARLAARRFILGPIANALSRTLGGAGGIFANILHAGGTVGAPGPGRMVPALAFAGAPRMHSGGWAGLRPDEVPAILQRGERVLSRREAAGYGRAGAPIVNVTINARDADSFRQSRTQVAADIARAVSLGRRGM; this is encoded by the coding sequence ATGGCTGAGAAGAGGGTCAGCGTCCGCCTCGCGGCCGAGGGCGGACGGCAGGTGCGCGCCGAGCTGGAAGGCGTTGGCGAGGCGGGTGCCCGAGGCTTCGGTCGCCTGTCGCGCGAGATGGAAGCGGCCAACGCCCGGCTCGGGGCCTTCTCGCGGCGGGTCCGCGTGGCGGCCGCAGCCGCCGTGGCAGCCGCGGGCGCCGCTGGCGTGGCGATGATCCGCTCCGGCCTGCAGACGGTCGATGCGCAGGCCAAGCTCGCGGCGTCTCTGGACACCACCGTCGCCAGCATTCAGGTGCTTGAGCGCGCGGGCGATCTGGCGGGTGTGTCGATGGGTCAGGTGGAGCAGGCCACGGTCCAGCTGACGCGACGGCTCAGCCAAGCGGCTTCCGGCACGGGTCCTGCGGTGGAGGCGCTGCGTCGCCTGCGGCTGTCGGCCGAGGACCTGCAGCGTCTGCCTCTCGACGCGCGCATCGCTGCCATCCAGCAGGCACTTGGGCAATTCGTGCCGGAGGCCGAACGCGCGAAAGTCGCTGCGCAGCTCTTTGGCGATCGAGCGTCGCTGGTGTTCACGCGCATTGACACGGCGACGCTGCGCCAGGCAACGGAGGACGTGCGGGATTTCGGGGTGGTGGTCTCGGATCAGGACGCAGCCCAGATCGAGCGCACCAATGATGCGATTTCGCGGCTCGGGCTGATCTGGCGCGGGATCTCGAACCAGCTGGCCGTCGCCGCCGCCCCCGCACTAGCAGCGGTTGCGAACGCCATGGCGTCGGTGGCGAGCAGGACCGGTCCGCTTGGCATCGCGATCCGCGGGATCTTCGACAACATCGGCCGCCTGACGACCTACGCCGCCACCTTCGCGGCGTTCCTCGCGGGCCGCTGGGTGGCGGGCATGGTCGCCGCCGCGCTCTCGGTCCGGGGTCTTGCCACCGCGTTTTTTGTGCTGCGGGGCGCGCTGATACGCACCGGCATCGGCGCGTTGATCGTCGGCGCGGGTGAGCTGGTCTACCAGTTGTCGCGACTGGTCGCCCGGATCGGCGGTGTGGGCGAGGCGTTCCGCCTGCTCGGCGATCTGGCCCGTGAGGTTTGGTCGCGCATCGGCCTGTCGCTTGATGCGGCGCTTGCGCGGATGGCTGCCGGTTGGGAAGGGCTGAAGGCGGCGGGCTTCTCGGCCCTCGAGGGCACCATCGCAGGCGTCGTCAGCTTCGGCGACCGGACGGCCGCGATATTCCAGGGGGCCTATGACGCGGCGGTCGCAATCTGGGGTAGCCTGCCCGGCGCCATCGGCGACTTCGCATTTCAGGCCGCGAACGGGCTGATCTCTGGCGTCGAGGCGATGCTGAACGGAGTCGTCACCCGGATCAACAGCTTCATTGAAAGCCTGAACGCGGCCCTCGCGCTGCTGCCAGAATGGGCGACAGGCAAAGGCGGGGTGCGGATCGGCACCCTCGATCCGGTGGAACTGGGGCGCATCGGCAATCCCTTTGAGGGCGCGGCAACGGCCGCAGGTGCCGCCGCGGCGGATGCTTTCTCGGCCGCGCTGTCGCGGACTTACCTCGAGCCGCCGGACCTCGGTCTCGGTGCGATGGCCGACGACGCGCGCGCTCGGGCCGACGGCTATCGCGAAGCGGCCGGGATGCTGGCCGATGCTGCCGGTCGGCCGCTCGCCAGCTGGCAGGCGCTGAAGGATGCGGTGACCGGCACGGGTGCCGGTGCCGAAACGGCCTTGGCGACCGCCGCTGCTGCGGCCGGGGCATTGGGCGGAGAACTGGATGAAACCGGCGGGGCGGCAGGTCGCGCCGGAGCGGCGGGGCGGCAGGCGGGGTCCGAGACTGCCGCCGGAGCCGAGCAGGCCCAGACCGGCTGGCAGGCCGTCACTGCCGCGCTTGCCGACTACGCCGCGAGGGCGCGCGAGATCGGCGCGGATATCGGCGAGGCGCTGGCGGGCGCGTTTGGGTCGGCCGAGAACGCGGTCGTCGAGTTCGTGCGCAAGGGCAAGCTCGACTTCCGCGATCTGGTGACCTCGATGATTGCCGATCTGGCGCGACTGGCGGCGCGGCGGTTCATTCTGGGTCCGATTGCAAACGCCCTTTCCCGAACGCTGGGCGGCGCGGGCGGGATCTTTGCCAACATCCTGCACGCTGGCGGGACGGTCGGCGCGCCCGGCCCCGGCCGCATGGTCCCGGCGCTGGCCTTCGCGGGTGCCCCGCGCATGCATTCCGGCGGCTGGGCCGGGCTGCGCCCTGACGAGGTGCCCGCGATCCTGCAGCGCGGCGAGCGTGTGTTGTCGCGGCGTGAGGCGGCCGGTTACGGCCGGGCGGGCGCTCCAATCGTCAATGTTACGATCAACGCGCGGGATGCCGATAGCTTCCGGCAGTCGCGCACGCAGGTCGCCGCAGACATCGCGCGCGCCGTGTCGCTCGGGCGCAGGGGCATGTGA
- a CDS encoding DUF2460 domain-containing protein, with protein MAFHEVRFPDNISRGARGGPERRTQIVELASGAEERNASWANSRRRYDVAYGIRRGDDLAAVLAFFEARNGRLHGFRFKDWADFKSCLPSGTPSALDQLIGTGDGATTAFQLVKRYASGSQVWIRTITKPVAGTLRIALDGVEQLSGWSVDTATGVVTFGSAPGAGVAITAGFEFDVPVRFDTDVLDVTLDLERLGSITSIPLLEIRR; from the coding sequence ATGGCGTTTCACGAGGTGCGCTTCCCCGACAACATCAGCCGCGGGGCGCGGGGCGGACCGGAACGGCGCACGCAGATCGTCGAACTGGCGAGCGGCGCAGAGGAACGCAACGCGAGCTGGGCTAACTCGCGACGCCGCTACGATGTGGCCTATGGCATCCGCCGCGGCGACGATCTGGCGGCGGTCTTGGCGTTCTTCGAAGCGAGGAACGGCCGCCTCCACGGCTTCCGCTTCAAGGACTGGGCCGATTTCAAGTCCTGCCTGCCGTCGGGCACGCCGTCGGCACTGGATCAGCTCATCGGCACCGGCGACGGCGCTACGACCGCCTTTCAGCTGGTCAAGCGCTACGCTTCCGGCAGCCAGGTCTGGATCCGCACGATCACCAAGCCGGTGGCTGGCACTCTGCGCATCGCGCTCGACGGGGTCGAGCAGCTTTCGGGCTGGTCGGTCGACACCGCCACCGGCGTCGTCACCTTTGGCTCGGCCCCTGGCGCGGGCGTTGCGATCACCGCGGGCTTCGAATTCGACGTCCCCGTCCGCTTCGACACCGACGTTCTCGACGTCACGCTCGACCTCGAACGCCTCGGCTCGATCACCTCGATCCCGCTTCTGGAGATTCGGCGATGA
- a CDS encoding lysozyme → MHTTDRGLLAIVRHEGIVPGRYTDVKQVWTFGIGHTAAAGPPDPSKMPRGMPADVDAGIREAFRVFRGDLARYEADVLRAVTVPLAPHEFDALVSFHYNTGGIARAELTRHLNAGNRAAAAAAFLNWRRPAAIIQRREAERDLFRHGRYPSGTIPVWAVDRGGRVDFSRPIRRLTEAEALELLRPTPLRRPPVLDRAPHAPTGWLASLAAFFSTLFRRS, encoded by the coding sequence ATGCATACGACCGACCGCGGGCTTCTGGCCATCGTCCGGCACGAAGGCATCGTGCCCGGACGCTACACGGACGTGAAACAGGTCTGGACCTTCGGCATCGGCCACACGGCCGCTGCCGGTCCGCCGGACCCCTCGAAGATGCCGCGCGGCATGCCTGCTGATGTCGACGCCGGGATCCGCGAGGCGTTCCGGGTCTTTCGGGGCGACCTCGCACGCTACGAGGCGGACGTGCTGCGGGCGGTAACGGTGCCGCTGGCGCCGCATGAGTTCGATGCGCTGGTCAGCTTCCACTACAACACCGGCGGCATTGCGCGCGCCGAGCTGACTCGGCACCTCAACGCCGGCAATCGAGCCGCCGCCGCCGCCGCGTTTCTGAACTGGCGGCGACCGGCCGCGATCATCCAGCGCCGCGAGGCCGAGCGCGATCTGTTCCGCCACGGCCGCTATCCTAGTGGTACGATCCCGGTTTGGGCCGTGGACCGCGGGGGCCGTGTCGACTTCTCGCGGCCCATCCGGCGGCTGACCGAGGCCGAGGCGCTGGAGCTGCTGCGTCCGACGCCGCTGCGGAGACCGCCGGTTCTCGATCGTGCGCCGCACGCGCCGACCGGCTGGCTCGCCAGCCTAGCCGCCTTCTTCTCTACCCTGTTCCGGAGGTCCTGA
- a CDS encoding DUF2163 domain-containing protein codes for MKSLSPALQAHLDDGTTTLAWCWRITRADGVVLGFTDHDRKLSFDGTDFDPESGLTASEVRSGSDLSVDAQDAEGVLTSDRIIETDILDGRWDNAAVEVWRVNWSDPGQRVLLRRGAIGQIRRGRLAFVAEVRSLAHVLGQTVGRTFQATCDALLGDARCGVNLEAPAFKGTGAVIDVLRDRAFTASGLGNFAAGWFAFGLVEWSTGANAGRRVEVLGHEVTNGGVVLTLLEAPVRPITATDAFVAWAGCDKRIETCAAKFANTANFRGFPHIPGQDAVLRYATKDGGHEGAVL; via the coding sequence ATGAAATCCCTCTCGCCTGCGCTGCAGGCCCATCTCGACGACGGCACGACGACGCTTGCCTGGTGCTGGCGGATCACGCGCGCCGACGGCGTCGTGCTCGGTTTCACCGATCACGACAGGAAGCTCAGCTTCGATGGGACGGACTTCGATCCCGAGAGCGGACTCACGGCGTCCGAGGTCCGCTCCGGCTCGGACCTTTCGGTCGATGCGCAGGACGCCGAGGGGGTGCTGACCTCGGACCGCATCATCGAGACCGACATTCTCGACGGCCGCTGGGACAATGCCGCAGTCGAGGTCTGGCGGGTGAACTGGTCTGATCCCGGCCAGCGCGTACTCCTTCGGCGCGGGGCCATCGGCCAGATCCGTCGCGGGCGACTGGCCTTCGTCGCCGAGGTCCGCTCGCTCGCTCATGTCCTCGGCCAGACGGTCGGGCGGACGTTCCAGGCGACCTGCGATGCCCTGCTCGGCGACGCGCGGTGCGGCGTAAACCTCGAGGCCCCGGCCTTCAAGGGGACCGGTGCGGTGATTGATGTGCTGCGCGACCGGGCCTTCACCGCTTCCGGCCTCGGCAACTTCGCCGCTGGCTGGTTTGCCTTCGGGCTGGTGGAATGGTCGACCGGCGCGAATGCCGGGCGGCGGGTCGAGGTGCTGGGCCATGAGGTCACGAATGGCGGCGTGGTGCTGACCCTGCTGGAAGCGCCAGTGCGGCCAATCACGGCCACGGATGCCTTCGTGGCTTGGGCGGGCTGCGACAAGCGGATCGAGACTTGCGCAGCCAAGTTCGCGAACACCGCCAACTTCCGCGGCTTTCCGCACATTCCGGGTCAGGATGCGGTGCTGCGCTACGCCACCAAGGATGGCGGGCACGAGGGGGCGGTCCTGTGA
- a CDS encoding NlpC/P60 family protein gives MTTPVPTADPARVITVARSWLGTPYHDQASLRGVGCDCLGLARGVWREVVGPEPFPIPPYTRDWGETGPREVLAEGARAMMIEVSPAEAGPGALILFRMMPRAIAKHVGILTGHDTFLHAYERLGVMEEPLTHAWRRRVAFAFLFPQR, from the coding sequence GTGACCACGCCCGTTCCGACTGCCGATCCCGCCCGCGTCATCACCGTTGCGCGGTCCTGGCTCGGCACGCCCTATCACGATCAGGCCAGCCTGCGCGGCGTCGGTTGCGACTGCCTCGGCCTCGCGCGTGGCGTCTGGCGTGAGGTGGTCGGCCCCGAGCCGTTTCCGATCCCGCCCTACACCCGCGACTGGGGCGAGACGGGGCCGCGCGAGGTGCTGGCCGAGGGCGCGCGCGCCATGATGATCGAGGTGTCGCCCGCGGAGGCAGGTCCCGGCGCGCTGATCCTGTTCCGCATGATGCCCCGCGCCATCGCCAAGCATGTGGGCATTCTCACCGGCCACGACACCTTTCTCCACGCCTACGAGCGGCTCGGCGTGATGGAGGAGCCGCTCACCCATGCCTGGCGGCGGCGCGTCGCCTTCGCCTTCCTGTTTCCGCAACGCTGA